Proteins encoded in a region of the Methylobacterium radiotolerans JCM 2831 genome:
- a CDS encoding 3'(2'),5'-bisphosphate nucleotidase CysQ family protein, with protein sequence MTGAATISGPERERIAAALAEIACAAGEILRRYHRGPCPHALKPDGSPSSAADVEAEDLIVEALAGRFPGIAVVAEERAQGDATRPADLFFLVDPLDGTRDFLAGTPDYSVNIALVSGARPVAAALAAPGLGRVWWAGPATLEGPVVAGRPGAGRPVRARPVPVAGLVALGSRRHGDPETATCLAALPVAETRQVGSALKFALIAAGEADIYVRCGPTMEWDTAAGDHIVAAAGGRVVVPGGGPIRYGQHGPDHRNGPFAALGDPTLAPRLALPARAAGRPAAPLSAARP encoded by the coding sequence ATGACGGGCGCGGCGACGATCTCGGGGCCGGAGCGTGAGCGGATCGCCGCGGCGCTCGCCGAGATCGCCTGCGCGGCGGGGGAGATCCTGCGCCGCTACCACCGGGGCCCCTGCCCTCACGCCCTGAAGCCGGACGGCTCCCCCTCCAGCGCCGCCGACGTCGAGGCCGAGGACCTGATCGTCGAGGCCCTCGCCGGGCGCTTCCCGGGAATCGCGGTCGTGGCCGAGGAGCGCGCCCAGGGCGACGCGACCCGCCCGGCCGACCTCTTCTTCCTCGTCGACCCCCTGGACGGCACCCGCGACTTCCTCGCCGGGACGCCGGACTACTCGGTCAACATCGCGCTCGTGTCCGGCGCCCGCCCGGTGGCGGCCGCCCTCGCGGCCCCCGGTCTCGGCCGGGTCTGGTGGGCCGGCCCCGCGACCCTGGAGGGTCCTGTGGTCGCGGGCCGGCCGGGGGCCGGGCGGCCGGTCCGCGCGCGGCCGGTGCCGGTGGCGGGCCTCGTCGCCCTGGGCAGCCGGCGGCACGGCGATCCCGAGACCGCCACCTGCCTCGCCGCGCTGCCGGTCGCGGAGACGCGCCAGGTCGGGTCCGCCCTGAAGTTCGCGCTGATCGCCGCCGGCGAGGCGGACATCTACGTCCGCTGCGGCCCGACCATGGAATGGGATACGGCCGCGGGCGACCACATCGTCGCGGCGGCGGGGGGCCGGGTGGTGGTGCCGGGCGGCGGCCCGATCCGCTACGGCCAGCACGGGCCCGATCACCGCAACGGTCCCTTCGCGGCCCTCGGGGACCCGACCCTGGCCCCGCGGCTCGCCCTGCCGGCCCGCGCGGCCGGCCGGCCGGCGGCGCCGCTCAGCGCGGCGCGTCCGTAG
- a CDS encoding YHS domain-containing (seleno)protein, which produces MWLTRPDPAARALPAFGRSGAIIPKAALTLARAAGLSAALAALPGLAPGRAAAEEGLPARTRIELLTLNGFDPVSYFLEGGPQAGLARFELSWGGQVWRFSSGANRAAFRDDPPAYAPRLGGYDAAGILEGRLVDADPLVFAVIGERLYLFRDAGRRARFLAEPDLARQAEAAWPAVSRLQDVPPDAPPTDAPR; this is translated from the coding sequence ATGTGGTTAACGCGTCCTGACCCCGCAGCCCGTGCGCTCCCCGCGTTCGGACGGTCGGGCGCGATCATCCCGAAGGCGGCGCTCACGCTCGCGCGGGCGGCCGGGCTGTCCGCCGCGCTGGCGGCCCTGCCGGGGCTCGCCCCCGGCCGCGCCGCGGCGGAGGAGGGCCTGCCGGCCCGGACCCGGATCGAGCTGCTGACGCTCAACGGCTTCGATCCGGTCAGCTACTTCCTGGAGGGCGGGCCGCAGGCCGGTCTGGCCCGGTTCGAGCTGTCCTGGGGCGGCCAGGTCTGGCGCTTCTCCAGCGGCGCCAACCGCGCGGCCTTCCGGGACGATCCGCCCGCCTACGCCCCGCGCCTCGGGGGCTACGACGCCGCCGGGATCCTGGAGGGCCGGCTGGTGGACGCCGATCCCCTGGTCTTCGCGGTGATCGGCGAGCGCCTGTACCTGTTCCGGGATGCCGGGCGCCGCGCCCGGTTCCTGGCGGAGCCCGACCTGGCCCGCCAGGCGGAGGCGGCCTGGCCGGCCGTGAGCCGTCTGCAGGATGTCCCGCCCGACGCCCCGCCTACGGACGCGCCGCGCTGA